The Bacteroidota bacterium region AAAATATATTTTTGCAGCCCATTTTAAAAACGCTTTAAGTTGGCAAAACAACCTTCAATAAAACAAGACGGTGTAATAACCGAAGCACTTTCGAACGCTATGTTCAGGGTGCAATTAGAGAACGGACACGAGATTATTGCCACTATTTCAGGCAAAATGAGGATGCACTATATAAAAATATTACCCGGTGACAAAGTGCAGGTGGAAATGTCGCCCTACGATTTATCGAGGGGCAGGATATGTTACCGTTATAAATAAGAAGTAACTTTACTAAAATGAAAGTAAGACCCTCAATAAAAAAACGCAGCAGCGATTGCAAGATTGTACGTCGCAAGGGTAAGCTGTTTGTAATTAACAAAAAGAACCCCAAATACAAACAAAGACAAGGATAATTATTTATGGCAAGGATAGCAGGTATAGATTTACCAAAAAACAAACGCGGTGAAATAGGTTTAACCTATGTATATGGTATAGGCCGCACCAATGCCCGCCGTATTTTAGAGGCCGGTAATATTGATTTGGGGAAAAAAGTATCAGATTGGAACGACGAAGACTTGAACCACATCCGTACTTTTATTACAGACAATATTAAAGTGGAGGGCGAGCTTCGCTCAGAAGTGCAACTTAACATCAAACGTTTGATGGATATAGCTTGCTACCGCGGTTTGAGGCACAGGAAAGGACTTCCGTTGCGTGGTCAACGTACACGTACTAACTCACGTACCCGTAAAGGTAAGCGTAAGACTGTAGCCGGTAAGAAAAAGGCTACCAAGTAATAAATAAATAGTTGAAAGAAAGTAACTAATGGCAACTAATAAAAAAACGGCAAAGAAAAGGGTAGTGCAAGTTGAGTCTCACGGACAGGCTCACATACAAGCTACCTTTAACAATATTATCATATCACTTACCAACCAAACCGGTCAGGTAGTATCATGGGCTTCAGCCGGCAAAATGGGTTTCAAAGGTTCTAAAAAGAACACCCCATACGCTGCACAAACTGCTGCACAAGATTGCGGTAAAGTAGCTTATGATTTAGGTATGCGTAAAGTTGATGTGTTTGTTAAAGGTCCCGGTTCAGGTCGCGAGTCGGCTATCCGTACCCTTCAAACTGTAGGTATCGAAGTAATCTCTATCAAAGATATTACTCCAATCCCTCACAACGGATGTCGCCCTCCAAAACGCCGCAGGATATAATTTTTTAACCCGTAGAATAAGAGACAATGGCAAGATATATTGGACCTAAAAGCAAAATAGCAAGGAAATTTGGCGAAGCCATCTTTGGCCCAGACAAGGTTCTTGATAAACGCAACTACCCACCGGGACAACACGGACAATCACGCCGTAAGCCTAAAAAATCTGAATACGCTATCCAGCTTATTGAGAAACAAAAGGCTAAATATACCTATGGTATCCTTGAACGTCAATTCCGTGGTATATTCCACAGAGCAAACGTTAAAGACGGTATCACCGGTGAAAACCTGTTGAAATTTTTGGAAGCAAGGCTGGATAACACTGTTTTCCGTCTAGGCTTAGCTGCCAGCCGCAGCGGTGCACGCCAGTTGGTTGGTCATAAACACATTACAGTTAACGGTCATATCGTTAACATACCTTCATACCAATTGAAGCCCGGTGATGTAATCAGCGTTCGCGAGAAATCAAAATCTCTAGAATCTATTACAGATGCTCTTTCATCAGGACGCAGCCGCAAATACAATTGGTTGGAGTGGGATAACAATAGCATGACAGGTAAGTTTATGGCTTTCCCTGAGCGTGATCAAATCCCTGAAAATATTAAAGAGCAACTAATAGTGGAGTTGTACTCTAAGTAATCACTAAACCCCTTTTAAGCCCCATGGCAATACTTGCTTTTCAAAAACCTGATAAAGTTATAATGCACAAAGAAACTGACTTTTACGGTCAGTTTGAATTCCGCCCCCTTGAAAAAGGTTACGGGGTTACGATAGGAAACGCCCTTCGCAGAATTCTTCTTTCTTCGCTTGAAGGGTATGCTATCACCACTGTGAAAATCCCCAGTGTTGACCACGAGTTTTCAAGCATCAAAGGTGTAGTTGAAGATGTTACTGAAATTGTGCTTAACCTGAAGCAGGTGAGGTTTAAAAAAGTTTCAGATGCCGGTGACAACGAAAAGATTTTTGTTTCACTTAAAGGCAAAGAGCAATTTGTAGCCGGTGATATTAGCCGTTACACAAATGCTTTTGAAATTTTGAACCCTGATTTGGTGATTTGCAACATGGAGCCTTTTGTGAACCTTGAGGTTGAACTTACGGTGAACAAAGGTCGTGGATACGTTCCTGCCGAAGAAAACAAACCCAAAGAGCACGTTATAGGTTTAATTCCTATCGACTCGATATACACTCCAATCAAAAACGTGAAATACCACGTTGATGATTTTAGGGTAGAGCAACGTACTGACTACGAAAAACTGATGATTGAGATTCAGACAGATGGTAGTGTACGCCCTGAAGAAGCTTTGAAAGAATCGGCCAAGATATTGATACAACACTTTATGTTGTTCTCTGATGAGAATATCACTATTGACAGCCAAATTAAAGCTGCCCCTGTTGAAGTGGATGAAAACTTGTTGCATATGCGCAAGTTGCTTAAAACCCCATTGGCTGATCTTGACCTTTCAGTACGTGCATACAACTGCTTGAAAGCTGCTGAGATTAAAACTCTAGGTGATTTAGTAAGCTACGATATTGCTGATTTGTTGAAATTCCGCAACTTTGGTAAAAAATCACTTACTGAATTGGAAGAACTGGTAAGGGAAAAGAACCTTACTTTTGGGATGGACGTTGCAAAATATAAACTGAACGAAGATTAAAATTTAGTTACCGGTTATCAGTTATGAGGTTATCACAATAACTGACTAACTTAAATAACCCAATAACAAATAAAGAAATGAGACACGGAAAAAAAGATAATCACTTGGGTCGTACCAAAGAGCACCGTAAGGCAATGTTGAATAACATGGCCAGCTCACTGATATTGCACAAGCGCATCAGTACAACCTTAGCCAAGGCAAAAGAACTTCGCAAGGTTGTTGAGCCTTTGATTACAAAAGCAAAAGACAATACAACACACTCACGCCGCGTAGTGTTTGGATACTTGCACGACAAGTATGCTGTGAAAGAACTTTTTGGCGAAGTTGCCGGTAAAATTGGCGACAGGCCCGGTGGTTATACCCGCATTTTGAAAACCGGTAACCGTTTGGGTGATAACGCTGAAACTGCAATTATCGAACTAGTTGACTACAACGAATACATGTTGGCAGCTAAAGCTGATAAAGCAGGCAAAGGTAAAACTCGCCGTAGCCGTAGAGGCACTGGTGCTACTGCTAAAACTGAAACTGCTGTTA contains the following coding sequences:
- the infA gene encoding translation initiation factor IF-1 yields the protein MAKQPSIKQDGVITEALSNAMFRVQLENGHEIIATISGKMRMHYIKILPGDKVQVEMSPYDLSRGRICYRYK
- a CDS encoding 50S ribosomal protein L36; the protein is MKVRPSIKKRSSDCKIVRRKGKLFVINKKNPKYKQRQG
- the rpsM gene encoding 30S ribosomal protein S13 translates to MARIAGIDLPKNKRGEIGLTYVYGIGRTNARRILEAGNIDLGKKVSDWNDEDLNHIRTFITDNIKVEGELRSEVQLNIKRLMDIACYRGLRHRKGLPLRGQRTRTNSRTRKGKRKTVAGKKKATK
- the rpsK gene encoding 30S ribosomal protein S11; this translates as MATNKKTAKKRVVQVESHGQAHIQATFNNIIISLTNQTGQVVSWASAGKMGFKGSKKNTPYAAQTAAQDCGKVAYDLGMRKVDVFVKGPGSGRESAIRTLQTVGIEVISIKDITPIPHNGCRPPKRRRI
- the rpsD gene encoding 30S ribosomal protein S4, coding for MARYIGPKSKIARKFGEAIFGPDKVLDKRNYPPGQHGQSRRKPKKSEYAIQLIEKQKAKYTYGILERQFRGIFHRANVKDGITGENLLKFLEARLDNTVFRLGLAASRSGARQLVGHKHITVNGHIVNIPSYQLKPGDVISVREKSKSLESITDALSSGRSRKYNWLEWDNNSMTGKFMAFPERDQIPENIKEQLIVELYSK
- a CDS encoding DNA-directed RNA polymerase subunit alpha; translation: MAILAFQKPDKVIMHKETDFYGQFEFRPLEKGYGVTIGNALRRILLSSLEGYAITTVKIPSVDHEFSSIKGVVEDVTEIVLNLKQVRFKKVSDAGDNEKIFVSLKGKEQFVAGDISRYTNAFEILNPDLVICNMEPFVNLEVELTVNKGRGYVPAEENKPKEHVIGLIPIDSIYTPIKNVKYHVDDFRVEQRTDYEKLMIEIQTDGSVRPEEALKESAKILIQHFMLFSDENITIDSQIKAAPVEVDENLLHMRKLLKTPLADLDLSVRAYNCLKAAEIKTLGDLVSYDIADLLKFRNFGKKSLTELEELVREKNLTFGMDVAKYKLNED
- a CDS encoding 50S ribosomal protein L17; amino-acid sequence: MRHGKKDNHLGRTKEHRKAMLNNMASSLILHKRISTTLAKAKELRKVVEPLITKAKDNTTHSRRVVFGYLHDKYAVKELFGEVAGKIGDRPGGYTRILKTGNRLGDNAETAIIELVDYNEYMLAAKADKAGKGKTRRSRRGTGATAKTETAVKAETKPVVEEVKEETPAVDNTAETSTEGETKE